The Cellulomonas sp. S1-8 genome has a window encoding:
- a CDS encoding isoprenyl transferase yields MRLPHPLYGLYERRLAASLPADQVPRHVGVILDGNRRWARGSGLSSAHGHRKGADKISDLLQWSEDIGVEVVTLWLLSTDNLERDPSELGDLLQVIEDVVGELAAERRWRVQAVGALDMLPDCTAAALKAAQDATADVQGLHVNAAVGYGGRREIADAVRAFLRMHADSGSSLDDLAEAFDVEHIAEHLYTKGQPDPDLVIRTSGEQRLGGFLLWQSAHSEFYFCEAYWPDFRRVDFLRAVRAYSQRERRLGR; encoded by the coding sequence GTGCGCCTGCCGCACCCGCTGTACGGCCTGTACGAACGCCGCCTCGCCGCCTCGCTGCCCGCGGACCAGGTGCCGCGCCACGTCGGTGTCATCCTCGACGGCAACCGGCGGTGGGCGCGCGGCAGCGGGCTGTCGTCCGCGCACGGGCACCGCAAGGGCGCGGACAAGATCAGCGACCTGCTGCAGTGGAGCGAGGACATCGGCGTCGAGGTCGTCACGCTGTGGCTGCTGTCGACGGACAACCTCGAGCGCGACCCGTCCGAGCTCGGCGACCTGCTGCAGGTCATCGAGGACGTCGTCGGGGAGCTCGCCGCCGAGAGGCGGTGGCGCGTGCAGGCGGTCGGGGCGCTCGACATGCTGCCCGACTGCACGGCCGCCGCGCTGAAGGCCGCGCAGGACGCCACCGCCGACGTGCAGGGGCTGCACGTCAACGCCGCCGTCGGGTACGGCGGGCGGCGCGAGATCGCGGACGCCGTGCGCGCGTTCCTGCGCATGCACGCCGACTCGGGATCGAGCCTCGACGACCTCGCGGAGGCGTTCGACGTCGAGCACATCGCCGAGCACCTCTACACCAAGGGCCAGCCCGACCCGGACCTCGTCATCCGCACGTCGGGGGAGCAGCGGCTCGGCGGGTTCCTGCTGTGGCAGAGCGCGCACTCCGAGTTCTACTTCTGCGAGGCATACTGGCCGGACTTTCGGCGCGTCGACTTCCTGCGCGCCGTGCGGGCCTACAGCCAGCGCGAGCGTCGCCTCGGCCGCTGA
- a CDS encoding PhoH family protein — MTSDDAAAGTTVDPAPRLTYVIDTSVLLSDPRAILRFAEQDVVLPVVVITELEAKRHHAELGYYARSALRLLDDLRIKHGRLDAPLPVTDEGGTLRVELNHVDPSVLPAGFRLGDNDTRILAVAANLAAEGQHVIVVSKDLPMRVKASAVGLKAEEYRAGLMVDSGWTGMDALDVTEQQMADLWEHESVALADVAAAGSALTAGPTDLPCHTGLVLHSPRGSALGRVTADKHVQLVRGDQDVFGVHGRSAEQRVAIDLLLDEEIGIVSLGGRAGTGKSALALCAGLEAVLERRQHRKVMVFRPLYAVGGQDLGYLPGDSAEKMSPWAQAVFDTLGAIVSKEVVEEILDRDILEVLPLTHIRGRSLHDAFVIVDEAQSLERNVLLTVLSRIGQSSRVVLTHDVAQRDNLRVGRHDGVAAVIEALKGHPLFAHVTLTRSERSPVAALVTELFEGIEA, encoded by the coding sequence GTGACGAGCGACGACGCCGCCGCCGGGACCACCGTCGACCCCGCCCCCCGCCTGACCTACGTGATCGACACGTCCGTCCTGCTGTCCGACCCGCGCGCGATCCTGCGGTTCGCCGAGCAGGACGTCGTGCTCCCCGTCGTCGTGATCACCGAGCTCGAGGCCAAGCGCCACCACGCCGAGCTCGGCTACTACGCGCGCAGCGCGCTGCGCCTCCTGGACGACCTGCGCATCAAGCACGGGCGCCTGGACGCGCCCCTGCCGGTGACCGACGAGGGCGGCACGCTGCGGGTCGAGCTCAACCACGTCGACCCGTCCGTGCTGCCCGCCGGCTTCCGCCTGGGCGACAACGACACGCGCATCCTGGCGGTCGCGGCGAACCTCGCCGCCGAGGGGCAGCACGTGATCGTGGTGTCGAAGGACCTGCCCATGCGCGTCAAGGCCTCGGCCGTCGGCCTCAAGGCCGAGGAGTACCGCGCCGGGCTCATGGTCGACTCCGGCTGGACGGGGATGGACGCGCTCGACGTGACCGAGCAGCAGATGGCCGACCTGTGGGAGCACGAGTCGGTCGCGCTCGCGGACGTGGCCGCCGCGGGCTCCGCGCTCACGGCCGGTCCGACCGACCTGCCGTGCCACACGGGCCTGGTCCTGCACAGCCCGCGCGGCTCGGCGCTGGGACGGGTCACGGCGGACAAGCACGTGCAGCTCGTCCGCGGCGACCAGGACGTGTTCGGGGTGCACGGCCGGTCGGCCGAGCAGCGCGTCGCGATCGACCTGCTCCTCGACGAGGAGATCGGCATCGTGTCGCTCGGCGGCCGGGCGGGGACGGGCAAGTCGGCGCTCGCGCTGTGCGCGGGTCTCGAGGCCGTCCTCGAGCGCCGGCAGCACCGCAAGGTCATGGTGTTCCGGCCGCTGTACGCGGTGGGGGGGCAGGACCTGGGCTACCTGCCGGGCGACTCGGCCGAGAAGATGAGCCCCTGGGCGCAGGCCGTGTTCGACACCCTGGGTGCGATCGTCAGCAAGGAGGTCGTCGAGGAGATCCTCGACCGCGACATCCTCGAGGTGCTGCCGCTGACGCACATCCGCGGCCGGTCGCTGCACGACGCGTTCGTGATCGTGGACGAGGCGCAGTCGCTCGAGCGCAACGTCCTGCTGACGGTGCTCTCGCGCATCGGGCAGTCGTCGCGCGTCGTCCTGACGCACGACGTCGCGCAGCGCGACAACCTGCGCGTCGGCCGGCACGACGGGGTCGCGGCGGTCATCGAGGCGCTCAAGGGGCACCCGCTGTTCGCGCACGTGACCCTCACGCGCTCCGAGCGTTCGCCCGTCGCGGCGCTGGTCACCGAGCTGTTCGAGGGCATCGAGGCCTGA
- a CDS encoding MarR family winged helix-turn-helix transcriptional regulator, whose translation MQSTTFPDDVLRRFLQQVARTSGLLDVAGRPHEHAGIRLSVSETFALGELAEAEVLSQQELADRLGLEKSTVSRLAEGMAHRGWLTRERADDDRRLYRLRLTPEGKDVADRVGAEVRAHHEHLLARLSATERRALGVGLGALVRELAAWHADPGHG comes from the coding sequence TTGCAGAGCACAACCTTTCCGGACGACGTGCTGCGCCGGTTCCTGCAGCAGGTCGCCCGCACGAGCGGGCTCCTCGACGTCGCCGGACGGCCCCACGAGCACGCCGGGATCCGGCTGTCGGTGTCCGAGACGTTCGCCCTGGGCGAGCTGGCCGAGGCCGAGGTCCTCTCTCAGCAGGAGCTGGCCGACCGGCTGGGCCTGGAGAAGAGCACCGTCAGCCGGCTCGCGGAGGGGATGGCGCACCGCGGCTGGCTCACCCGCGAGCGCGCCGACGACGACCGCCGCCTGTACCGGTTGCGCCTGACGCCCGAGGGCAAGGACGTGGCCGACCGCGTCGGCGCCGAGGTGCGCGCCCACCACGAGCACCTGCTCGCACGGCTCAGCGCCACGGAGCGCCGCGCGCTCGGCGTCGGGCTCGGCGCCCTCGTCCGCGAGCTGGCCGCCTGGCACGCCGACCCCGGGCACGGCTGA
- a CDS encoding class I SAM-dependent methyltransferase has product MTDTGQQHGQPGHAHGPWHGRGMGAMDDPQRYARFSGWVAGRLYRRVARDVTALGLPAGARVLDVGTGPGALPRLVAAANPGVRVDAVDLAPEMIAFAQRTATAGVTYAVADVAALPWPDGTFDLVVSTLSQHHWADPTAGLRELRRVLRPEGRAWVYDVRWALPQAHASAGALGSGTSVVREGRLSRTSWLNPVGRLVVRPT; this is encoded by the coding sequence ATGACCGACACGGGTCAGCAGCACGGACAGCCCGGCCACGCCCACGGGCCATGGCACGGGCGCGGCATGGGGGCCATGGACGACCCGCAGCGGTACGCGCGCTTCTCGGGGTGGGTCGCGGGGCGGCTCTACCGGCGGGTGGCCCGCGACGTCACCGCCCTCGGGCTGCCCGCGGGTGCGCGGGTGCTCGACGTCGGCACGGGTCCGGGCGCGCTGCCGCGGCTGGTGGCCGCGGCGAACCCCGGGGTCCGGGTCGACGCGGTGGACCTGGCACCCGAGATGATCGCGTTCGCGCAGCGGACCGCCACGGCGGGCGTGACCTACGCGGTCGCCGACGTCGCGGCGCTGCCCTGGCCGGACGGCACGTTCGACCTCGTCGTGTCCACCCTCAGCCAGCACCACTGGGCCGACCCGACCGCGGGCCTGCGGGAGCTGCGACGGGTGCTGCGCCCCGAGGGGCGGGCCTGGGTCTACGACGTGCGCTGGGCGCTCCCGCAGGCCCACGCGTCGGCAGGGGCCCTGGGGTCGGGCACCTCCGTCGTCCGGGAGGGTCGGCTGTCCCGGACGTCGTGGCTGAACCCGGTGGGGCGCCTGGTGGTGCGCCCGACGTGA
- a CDS encoding carbohydrate binding domain-containing protein, whose product MHPLTGPRTPSRPSAAAPRPRRAAALAALTALLAGTVALAAPTASVAADDVVDLVHDFESGDTGPGYIQWANAGSGVRAVPGDGLPARPDGAASAHALSYGFDTATDPFYGGIGWEYADAPRDFSGYDGVQLWVYGDGSGATFQVELLDATGPGAGPYERFDVTVPVGEAGWRQVRLAWTDFARATDFQDTGAPADGLGLTHVRGLLLPAASGTATVVVDDLAVYSTDGPVTPSVGVGSAAVGVTESAGAAEVAVRLSTASADEVTVGYATADGTALAGTHYTATSGTLTFPAGTTTLTVPVTVADDDVPGPNRTFTLTLTDPVGATLGLATATVTIRDDDAAPSTGTSLLHRVVDGFEEPLVLGDPAAAPPLGWFTAQGAGNVPEFARSTTPPTPVPGASDGNSVLRLGLDNASWAALLHTFTDDGTTWQTQDWSDYRGLGFWLHGANSGAQLFVDVLDNRNLGSTVDDAERFSTRLVDDWNGWRFVEIPFADLLRKNVNNGAPDDGLGLTEVHGLAIGIEQTAARATPVLWLDDLALVEHQDVVLDFEQPLVTGSTATPPVGWVTASGAGNDPVLDRVTTAPAGTRPGAADGNHVLALGMTNPSWAVAVHNFTTDGTTWTPQDWSAATTLSFWFHGANTGARFDVDVLDNRNPGSTVDDAERFTASFTDDTTGWRRVVVPFADLVRKGGGQPSTAPDDGLTLTAVHGFALAIQGSPPSVDATFHVDDVTVSGASLVRNPVRVRLAQAIVPVTEGESAQVAVALTRVSEQDVTVAWRTEEIVERTSEAAALRARDGRDFASASGTVTIPAGERQAVVEVATLDDAKPEYDEPFAIALSDPEGAQPGEPLVGQVVVEDDDVRDPLMIEDVEDGIGLLEPLGPAALEAREVEAGTDEAYPGADTYEHVLDVLGDGGFRRGFAQPQDWSATEGLSMWFHGRGDGRPVTVTVEDDATADPGPQDWELAWSDEFDGAAGTPADPSRWTYETGGWGWGNDELQYYTDSTDNAAHDGAGNLVITTREVDPETSGLSCWYGPCTHTSARLITEGKAEFQHGRIEARAKLPQGAAGIWPAFWSLGTDFRDVGWPQTGEIDVMEYVGKLPEEIFGTIHGPGYSGGDAFGSTHDFGRNLGGEWMTFAVEWEPEEIRWYVTEDGGEPIHFHTATPADVAPDSWVFEHPFNLIANMAVGGNFGGPLAEDLTFPQQLVFDHVRVYQAPDTAERFTAEFVDDTAGWRQVVLPFDDFERGAQQPAGAPDDGLTLTGVRGLTVATAGAGAGPAGPVALALPHDGVALDRVALVADLDEGPGGGTDGPGGGGPGSGGTGSGVGGASGGSGTPTGGLDGRLAATGASVPILLGIALALLLTGAELVRRRRRA is encoded by the coding sequence ATGCACCCGCTCACCGGCCCCCGCACGCCCTCCCGCCCCTCGGCCGCGGCCCCGCGCCCGCGCCGCGCCGCCGCCCTGGCCGCCCTGACCGCGCTGCTCGCCGGCACGGTCGCGCTCGCGGCCCCGACCGCCTCGGTCGCTGCCGACGACGTCGTCGACCTCGTGCACGACTTCGAGTCCGGCGACACCGGGCCCGGCTACATCCAGTGGGCCAACGCCGGCTCCGGCGTGCGGGCCGTCCCCGGCGACGGGCTCCCCGCCCGCCCCGACGGCGCCGCGAGCGCGCACGCGCTCAGCTACGGCTTCGACACCGCGACCGACCCGTTCTACGGCGGCATCGGCTGGGAGTACGCGGACGCGCCGCGGGACTTCTCGGGCTACGACGGCGTGCAGCTGTGGGTGTACGGCGACGGGTCCGGCGCGACCTTCCAGGTCGAGCTGCTCGACGCGACCGGCCCCGGGGCGGGTCCGTACGAGCGGTTCGACGTCACGGTTCCCGTCGGGGAGGCCGGGTGGCGCCAGGTCCGGCTCGCGTGGACGGACTTCGCGCGTGCCACCGACTTCCAGGACACGGGCGCCCCCGCCGACGGGCTCGGCCTGACGCACGTGCGCGGGCTGCTGCTGCCCGCGGCGTCCGGCACGGCGACCGTCGTCGTCGACGACCTGGCCGTGTACTCCACCGACGGGCCGGTGACGCCGTCGGTCGGCGTCGGGTCCGCCGCGGTCGGCGTGACGGAGTCCGCCGGCGCGGCCGAGGTCGCGGTGCGGCTGAGCACGGCGAGCGCTGATGAGGTCACGGTCGGCTATGCCACCGCCGACGGCACCGCGCTCGCGGGCACGCACTACACGGCGACGTCGGGCACGCTGACGTTCCCCGCGGGCACGACGACGCTCACGGTCCCGGTCACGGTGGCCGACGACGACGTCCCCGGCCCCAACCGCACGTTCACGCTCACGCTGACCGACCCCGTCGGCGCGACGCTGGGCCTGGCGACCGCCACGGTGACGATCCGCGACGACGACGCGGCGCCGTCGACGGGCACGTCGCTGCTGCACCGCGTGGTCGACGGGTTCGAGGAGCCGCTCGTGCTGGGCGACCCCGCCGCCGCGCCGCCGCTCGGCTGGTTCACCGCGCAGGGCGCGGGCAACGTGCCGGAGTTCGCGCGCAGCACCACGCCGCCGACGCCCGTCCCCGGTGCGTCGGACGGCAACAGCGTCCTGCGCCTCGGGCTCGACAACGCCTCCTGGGCGGCCCTGCTGCACACGTTCACCGACGACGGCACGACGTGGCAGACGCAGGACTGGAGCGACTACCGCGGCCTCGGGTTCTGGCTGCACGGCGCCAACTCGGGCGCGCAGCTGTTCGTCGACGTCCTCGACAACCGCAACCTCGGTTCGACCGTCGACGACGCGGAGCGCTTCTCGACGCGCCTCGTCGACGACTGGAACGGCTGGCGCTTCGTCGAGATCCCCTTCGCCGACCTGCTGCGCAAGAACGTCAACAACGGCGCACCCGACGACGGCCTGGGCCTGACCGAGGTGCACGGCCTGGCGATCGGCATCGAGCAGACCGCCGCGCGCGCGACGCCGGTCCTGTGGCTCGACGACCTGGCGCTGGTCGAGCACCAGGACGTCGTCCTGGACTTCGAGCAGCCCCTGGTCACGGGCTCGACGGCGACCCCGCCCGTCGGCTGGGTGACGGCGTCGGGTGCGGGCAACGACCCGGTGCTCGACCGCGTCACGACGGCTCCCGCGGGCACGCGTCCCGGTGCCGCGGACGGCAACCACGTCCTCGCGCTCGGCATGACGAACCCGAGCTGGGCCGTGGCGGTGCACAACTTCACGACGGACGGCACGACGTGGACCCCGCAGGACTGGAGCGCCGCGACGACGCTGAGCTTCTGGTTCCACGGCGCGAACACCGGTGCGCGGTTCGACGTCGACGTGCTCGACAACCGCAACCCCGGCTCGACCGTCGACGACGCCGAGCGCTTCACGGCCTCCTTCACGGACGACACGACGGGCTGGCGGCGCGTCGTCGTCCCGTTCGCCGACCTGGTCCGCAAGGGCGGCGGGCAGCCGTCCACGGCCCCCGACGACGGCCTGACGCTCACGGCCGTGCACGGGTTCGCGCTCGCGATCCAGGGCTCGCCCCCGTCGGTCGACGCGACGTTCCACGTGGACGACGTGACGGTCTCGGGCGCCTCGCTGGTCCGCAACCCCGTGCGGGTGCGCCTCGCGCAGGCGATCGTGCCGGTGACCGAGGGCGAGTCCGCGCAGGTGGCGGTGGCCCTGACCCGCGTCTCCGAGCAGGACGTCACGGTCGCGTGGCGCACCGAGGAGATCGTCGAACGGACGTCGGAGGCAGCCGCGCTGCGCGCACGCGACGGGCGGGACTTCGCGTCCGCGTCGGGGACCGTGACGATCCCCGCGGGGGAGCGCCAGGCGGTCGTGGAGGTCGCGACGCTCGACGACGCGAAGCCCGAGTACGACGAGCCGTTCGCCATCGCCCTCTCCGACCCCGAGGGTGCGCAGCCCGGTGAGCCGCTGGTCGGCCAGGTCGTCGTCGAGGACGACGACGTGCGCGACCCGCTGATGATCGAGGACGTCGAGGACGGCATCGGTCTGCTCGAGCCGCTCGGCCCTGCTGCCCTCGAGGCACGCGAGGTCGAGGCGGGCACCGACGAGGCGTACCCGGGCGCGGACACCTACGAGCACGTGCTCGACGTCCTCGGCGACGGCGGGTTCCGCCGCGGGTTCGCCCAGCCGCAGGACTGGTCGGCCACCGAGGGGCTGAGCATGTGGTTCCACGGCCGCGGCGACGGGCGTCCGGTGACCGTCACGGTCGAGGACGACGCCACTGCCGACCCGGGCCCGCAGGACTGGGAGCTCGCGTGGTCCGACGAGTTCGACGGTGCGGCCGGCACGCCCGCCGACCCGAGCCGCTGGACGTACGAGACCGGCGGCTGGGGCTGGGGCAACGACGAGCTGCAGTACTACACCGACTCGACCGACAACGCGGCGCACGACGGCGCGGGCAACCTCGTCATCACGACGCGCGAGGTCGACCCGGAGACGTCCGGGCTGTCGTGCTGGTACGGACCGTGCACGCACACGTCCGCGCGGCTCATCACCGAGGGCAAGGCCGAGTTCCAGCACGGGCGCATCGAGGCCCGGGCGAAGCTCCCGCAGGGCGCGGCCGGCATCTGGCCCGCGTTCTGGTCGCTCGGCACCGACTTCCGCGACGTCGGCTGGCCGCAGACCGGCGAGATCGACGTCATGGAGTACGTCGGCAAGCTCCCGGAGGAGATCTTCGGGACGATCCACGGTCCCGGGTACTCGGGTGGTGACGCGTTCGGCTCGACCCACGACTTCGGGCGGAACCTCGGTGGCGAGTGGATGACGTTCGCGGTCGAGTGGGAGCCCGAGGAGATCCGCTGGTACGTGACGGAGGACGGCGGCGAGCCGATCCACTTCCACACCGCCACGCCCGCGGACGTCGCACCGGACTCGTGGGTGTTCGAGCACCCGTTCAACCTCATCGCGAACATGGCGGTCGGCGGCAACTTCGGTGGCCCGCTCGCCGAGGACCTCACGTTCCCGCAGCAGCTCGTCTTCGACCACGTCCGCGTCTACCAGGCGCCGGACACCGCCGAGCGGTTCACCGCGGAGTTCGTCGACGACACCGCGGGCTGGCGTCAGGTCGTCCTGCCGTTCGACGACTTCGAGCGTGGCGCGCAGCAGCCGGCGGGTGCGCCCGACGACGGGCTGACGCTCACCGGGGTGCGCGGGCTGACCGTCGCGACGGCAGGCGCCGGTGCGGGCCCGGCGGGCCCGGTCGCGCTGGCGCTGCCGCACGACGGCGTCGCGCTCGACCGCGTCGCGCTCGTGGCGGACCTCGACGAGGGTCCGGGCGGGGGTACCGACGGTCCCGGCGGTGGCGGTCCCGGAAGCGGGGGGACCGGCAGCGGGGTCGGTGGTGCGTCGGGTGGCTCCGGCACGCCGACGGGCGGTCTCGACGGACGCCTCGCGGCCACCGGGGCGTCGGTGCCGATCCTGCTCGGCATCGCGCTGGCGCTGCTCCTCACCGGTGCAGAGCTGGTGCGTCGGCGCCGCAGGGCGTGA
- a CDS encoding glycoside hydrolase family 53 protein, translating to MTLTPGRITRSIRGMDMSSVPKNQDKGAVWRTASDVAGDPVTILRDAGVNYARLKVWVNPADGYNNKARVLEMARRAEAAGMGLLIDFHYSDTWADPGAQKIPAAWSSYALPQLADAVAHHTTDVLTALRRQGTPADMVQIGNEINPGMLVTGGAASGASSSFADLGTLLRAGAYATRAVQPDAKIVLHLTDLGAGVQHLQWWYSQARAQGVPFDVIGLSFYGYWHGSLATLQSGATTLLQAFPGTQLAVVETAYGFTTAQDDAQPNIFGPDQVIPGFPATEAGQASYVRAVQNVVANLPDGRGLGVVYWEGPWTAVSGAGWDPTDPSSGNGWENQAVFDYHDRLLGVRWEFAPDPGA from the coding sequence GTGACGCTCACACCCGGGCGCATCACCCGCTCGATCCGCGGCATGGACATGTCGTCCGTCCCGAAGAACCAGGACAAGGGCGCGGTGTGGCGCACCGCGTCGGACGTCGCGGGCGACCCCGTGACGATCCTGCGCGACGCGGGCGTCAACTACGCGCGCCTCAAGGTCTGGGTGAACCCCGCGGACGGGTACAACAACAAGGCACGGGTGCTCGAGATGGCCCGCCGCGCCGAGGCCGCCGGCATGGGGCTGCTCATCGACTTCCACTACTCCGACACGTGGGCCGACCCCGGGGCGCAGAAGATCCCGGCCGCGTGGTCGTCGTACGCCCTGCCGCAGCTCGCGGACGCCGTCGCGCACCACACCACCGACGTCCTGACGGCCCTGCGCCGGCAGGGCACGCCGGCGGACATGGTGCAGATCGGCAACGAGATCAACCCCGGCATGCTCGTCACCGGCGGCGCGGCCTCCGGGGCGTCGTCGAGCTTCGCGGACCTCGGGACCCTGCTGCGGGCCGGCGCGTACGCGACGCGTGCCGTGCAGCCGGACGCGAAGATCGTGCTGCACCTCACCGACCTGGGCGCGGGCGTCCAGCACCTGCAGTGGTGGTACTCCCAGGCCCGGGCGCAGGGCGTGCCGTTCGACGTCATCGGCCTGTCGTTCTACGGCTACTGGCACGGCAGCCTCGCCACGCTGCAGAGCGGGGCGACGACGCTGCTCCAGGCGTTCCCCGGCACGCAGCTCGCCGTCGTCGAGACCGCGTACGGGTTCACCACGGCCCAGGACGACGCGCAGCCGAACATCTTCGGCCCGGACCAGGTCATCCCCGGGTTCCCGGCGACCGAGGCGGGTCAGGCGTCGTACGTCCGGGCCGTCCAGAACGTCGTCGCGAACCTGCCCGACGGCCGCGGACTGGGCGTCGTCTACTGGGAGGGACCCTGGACGGCCGTGAGCGGGGCGGGCTGGGACCCCACGGACCCGTCGTCCGGCAACGGGTGGGAGAACCAGGCGGTGTTCGACTACCACGACCGCCTGCTGGGCGTGCGCTGGGAGTTCGCGCCCGACCCCGGCGCCTGA